TAATTTGCACATAAATATAAAAAGCGATTAAAGGCAGCCAAATTACTTATGTTCTTCAGCAAGCGAACATCTCTTTGCACATACGTTTGAATATAACTATTCAACCATCCATTGGGGTGCAATTTTTCAGTCCATATTTCGGGATAGCCACCTTGAAGAATAAGCTTATTCACATCTATCGGTGCCAGCTTTGCCTGAGTTAGTTCAGCATAGCTAAAAGGTAAGAGCGACAAATATCCGGCTCTTCCGGCCAAGGATTGGGAAACTTGTTCTTGTAATAAGAAGTTATTGGAACCGGTCAAAATAAACTGACCACGCTTTCTATTGCTATCTAAGATTTCCTGCAAATACCTGAAGATATGCGGCACGCGTTGCACTTCGTCAAAAACAGCTCCATCCCGATACTTTTTTAAAAATGCTTTTGGGTTTACTTCTGCCTGATGTTGCACAGAAGGAGTTTCAAAATTCAAATAGGGCTTACCCTTAAATAATTGCTTTCCCAAGGTGGTTTTTCCACTTTGTCGCGGGCCGGTAATGCATAAAGCTCTAAACTGTGTAAGTGCTTGCTTTGCTTCTTGAAAAATTAATCGGGTTACCATTCTCTAGTACTTTCCACAAAATTAGTAAAAAATGGAATACGATTCCATTTTTACATAAATTTGCAAAAATGGAGTGAAATTCCATATTTACATAAAATTGCAAAAATGGAGTGAGATTCCATATTTGCATAAATTTGCAAATATGGAGTAGGTTCAAAAGCACCAAAATCACAGGAAAACCAATATTGACGGTAAAATGTATTTAGCTCAATGCGTTTTCTAAAGCAGTATCAAAAGTATGTTTTGCTTCGTCAATTGATCCAAATGAAGTCTCATCAATTAAAATTTCGCCGGGTGTTACGTCACCGATGTAAGAAAACTCAACTGATGTAATGCTCATAAAATCGATGAATGCATCTTCATCTACATCTTTAACACTCACAACAACACGGCTTTGCGCTTCTCCAAAAAGAAATGCATCTTTTCTAAAATCCTCATCGGTAGAAATATCAAAACCAAACTTGTTCACCATAGCACTTTCTAAGAGTGTAATAAA
This portion of the Bacteroidota bacterium genome encodes:
- a CDS encoding ATP-binding protein; this encodes MVTRLIFQEAKQALTQFRALCITGPRQSGKTTLGKQLFKGKPYLNFETPSVQHQAEVNPKAFLKKYRDGAVFDEVQRVPHIFRYLQEILDSNRKRGQFILTGSNNFLLQEQVSQSLAGRAGYLSLLPFSYAELTQAKLAPIDVNKLILQGGYPEIWTEKLHPNGWLNSYIQTYVQRDVRLLKNISNLAAFNRFLYLCANYAGQILNRDALAQQTGVDTKTILSWIGLLENSYIVYQLQPWYNNLNKRIVKSPKLYFYDTGLLCSLLGIKNLTLLQQHSAYGAIFENWIISEIKKNNFNAAQNGGMYYFRDSAGNEVDLILEREGKPIAIEIKSGKKYDSAFIRGLNYWNKYQPQSTCLLIHGGKSNEIVNEKLSILPWTEVASI